One genomic region from Conexibacter woesei DSM 14684 encodes:
- a CDS encoding adenylate/guanylate cyclase domain-containing protein yields MTDEAGRATIALSLDEAARRAGVAPATLRRWVRDGLVPLAAGGVWTPAAAAQARIVARLRERGHSLAEIRVAGDAGRLAFGYVEELFPAPEEGVTLDQAARETGLEPALVERVLTSLGHGPHELDRIPEEELALLRRAADALDAGFPLVAMLQLVRVYGQAMAQIADAEVRLFHLYVHEPLMRDGVPGLEVAEQMEQLARGLLPIASPMMDQVHRRFLRHFVEQDVIGHMEAAFDGQIGDLGRLRVAIAFADLAGYTRLTEEVGEEEAVDAVERFVGAVELTLPEDARVIKTIGDAVMVVGADAPALVDWAVGFQQLFTERPRPRIGMHSGEALYREGDYYGREVNLAARVAARSGGGEVLVTRPLVEAAGPHLAFERIGEVRLKGFTESTELFLARAADAEQADRRD; encoded by the coding sequence GTGACGGACGAGGCCGGCCGAGCAACGATCGCGCTGTCGCTGGACGAGGCTGCCCGGCGCGCCGGCGTGGCGCCCGCGACGCTGCGCCGCTGGGTGCGTGACGGGCTCGTCCCGCTCGCCGCGGGCGGCGTCTGGACGCCGGCCGCCGCGGCGCAGGCGCGGATCGTCGCGCGGCTGCGCGAGCGCGGCCACTCGCTCGCCGAGATCCGCGTCGCCGGCGACGCGGGCCGGCTCGCGTTCGGCTACGTCGAGGAGCTGTTCCCGGCGCCGGAGGAGGGCGTCACGCTCGATCAGGCCGCGCGCGAGACGGGCCTGGAGCCCGCGCTGGTCGAGCGGGTGCTGACCTCGCTCGGGCACGGTCCGCACGAGCTCGACAGGATTCCCGAGGAGGAGCTGGCGCTGCTGCGCCGCGCCGCCGACGCGCTCGACGCCGGCTTCCCGCTCGTCGCGATGCTCCAGCTCGTGCGCGTCTACGGCCAGGCGATGGCGCAGATCGCCGACGCCGAGGTGCGGCTCTTCCACCTCTATGTGCACGAGCCGCTGATGCGCGACGGGGTTCCTGGGCTGGAGGTCGCCGAGCAGATGGAGCAGCTCGCGCGCGGGCTGCTGCCGATCGCCTCGCCGATGATGGACCAGGTCCACCGCCGCTTCCTGCGCCACTTCGTCGAGCAGGACGTGATCGGCCACATGGAGGCGGCGTTCGACGGGCAGATCGGCGACCTCGGACGGCTGCGCGTCGCGATCGCGTTCGCCGACCTCGCCGGCTACACGCGCCTGACGGAGGAGGTCGGGGAGGAGGAGGCGGTCGACGCGGTCGAGCGCTTCGTCGGGGCGGTCGAGCTGACGTTGCCCGAGGACGCGCGCGTGATCAAGACGATCGGCGACGCGGTGATGGTCGTCGGCGCCGACGCGCCGGCGCTCGTCGACTGGGCCGTCGGCTTCCAGCAGCTCTTCACCGAGCGACCGCGGCCGCGGATCGGCATGCACAGCGGCGAGGCGCTCTACCGCGAGGGCGACTACTACGGGCGCGAGGTGAACCTCGCCGCGCGCGTCGCGGCCCGCTCCGGTGGCGGCGAAGTGCTGGTGACGCGTCCGCTCGTCGAGGCGGCGGGCCCGCACCTCGCGTTCGAGCGGATCGGCGAGGTGCGGCTGAAGGGGTTCACCGAGTCGACCGAGCTGTTCCTCGCGCGCGCGGCAGACGCGGAGCAGGCCGATCGCCGCGATTAG
- the tilS gene encoding tRNA lysidine(34) synthetase TilS: MDPERAVEQIRADGLLAAGGPVVVLLSGGRDSVCLLDVAVRIAGAPAVSAVHVNYGLRDDADDDERHCAQLCERLGVALAVERPSRPAGSGNLQAWARDVRYAAAAQRALTLGPGAAIATGHTASDQVETILYRLASSPSRRALLGMRPRDGRLVRPLLGLTREETTAYCEARGLPWRDDATNEEGKYARNRLRLALIPALREAHPAAEANVLRLAELLRDEADVLDALVAEQLDGRGAPGAGAEREARATIPLARLQALAPALRRLVVQRLADGAAGRPVAGAARHADAIAALRPEGLSMLDVGGGVRAVAEYGVVRMERGGAAEEPAPDPVRLPVPGVVAFGGWEVRCEETPVAPADGVLDRAALGGEQLLVRPWRPGDRIAPVGLGGTKSLQDLFRERRMPRAQRRLVPVVACGEEVAWVPGVATSARYGVTERTRDAVRLSARAPVTGGRE; encoded by the coding sequence ATGGACCCCGAGCGCGCGGTCGAGCAGATCCGGGCGGACGGGCTGCTGGCCGCCGGCGGCCCGGTCGTCGTGCTGCTGTCCGGCGGGCGCGACTCGGTCTGTCTGCTCGACGTCGCCGTGCGGATCGCCGGTGCGCCCGCCGTCTCGGCGGTGCACGTCAACTACGGCCTGCGCGACGACGCCGACGACGACGAGCGCCACTGCGCGCAACTGTGCGAGCGGCTCGGCGTCGCGCTCGCGGTCGAGCGGCCCAGCCGGCCCGCGGGCTCGGGGAATCTGCAGGCGTGGGCGCGCGACGTCCGCTACGCCGCGGCGGCACAGCGGGCGCTGACGCTGGGACCCGGCGCCGCGATCGCGACCGGGCACACCGCCAGCGACCAGGTCGAGACGATCCTCTACCGGCTCGCCTCCTCGCCGAGCCGCCGTGCGCTGCTCGGGATGCGCCCGCGCGACGGCCGGCTCGTGCGGCCGCTGCTCGGCCTCACGCGCGAGGAGACGACCGCGTACTGCGAGGCCCGCGGCCTGCCGTGGCGCGACGACGCCACCAACGAGGAGGGCAAGTACGCGCGCAACCGCCTGCGGCTCGCGCTGATCCCCGCGCTGCGCGAGGCGCATCCGGCGGCGGAGGCGAACGTGCTGCGGCTCGCCGAGCTGCTGCGCGACGAGGCCGACGTGCTCGACGCGCTCGTCGCCGAGCAGCTCGACGGGCGCGGCGCGCCGGGCGCCGGGGCCGAGCGCGAGGCGCGCGCGACGATCCCGCTCGCACGCCTGCAGGCGCTCGCGCCCGCGCTGCGGCGGCTGGTCGTGCAGCGGCTCGCCGACGGCGCCGCCGGCCGGCCGGTCGCCGGCGCCGCGCGCCACGCCGACGCGATCGCGGCGCTGCGGCCGGAGGGCCTGTCGATGCTCGACGTCGGTGGCGGCGTCCGCGCGGTCGCCGAGTACGGCGTCGTGCGGATGGAGCGCGGCGGCGCGGCAGAGGAGCCGGCGCCCGACCCGGTGCGGCTGCCGGTTCCGGGCGTCGTCGCGTTCGGCGGCTGGGAGGTGCGCTGCGAGGAGACGCCCGTCGCACCCGCGGACGGCGTGCTCGACCGCGCCGCGCTCGGCGGCGAGCAGCTGCTCGTGCGCCCGTGGCGGCCTGGGGATCGCATCGCGCCGGTCGGCCTCGGCGGGACGAAGTCGCTGCAGGACCTCTTCAGAGAGCGCCGCATGCCGCGCGCACAGCGCCGCCTCGTGCCTGTCGTCGCCTGCGGCGAGGAGGTCGCGTGGGTCCCCGGCGTCGCGACGTCCGCGCGCTACGGCGTCACCGAGCGGACGCGCGACGCGGTGCGGCTCTCCGCCCGCGCGCCGGTCACGGGCGGCCGTGAGTAA
- the hpt gene encoding hypoxanthine phosphoribosyltransferase — MRDASIGEILVQPDDLHHRVQQLGRQISEDYAGREPLLICVLKGAVFFLADLMRAIEVPCEVDFMAVASYGSATQSSGVVRILKDLDASIEDRDVIIVEDIVDSGLTLQYLLRNLTARGPASLAVCALLTKPERLQVDLSPKYVGFEIPDRFAIGYGLDHGERYRNLPYVAALKAE; from the coding sequence ATGCGCGACGCATCGATCGGCGAGATCCTCGTCCAGCCCGACGACCTGCACCACCGCGTGCAGCAGCTCGGCAGACAGATCTCGGAGGACTACGCCGGCAGAGAGCCGCTGCTGATCTGCGTGCTGAAGGGCGCGGTGTTCTTCCTCGCCGACCTGATGCGCGCGATCGAGGTGCCGTGCGAGGTCGACTTCATGGCGGTCGCCTCCTATGGCTCGGCGACGCAGTCCTCCGGCGTCGTGCGGATCCTCAAGGACCTCGACGCCTCGATCGAGGACCGCGACGTGATCATCGTCGAGGACATCGTCGACTCGGGGCTGACGCTCCAGTACCTGCTGCGCAACCTGACCGCCCGCGGTCCCGCCTCGCTCGCCGTCTGCGCGCTGCTGACCAAGCCCGAGCGCCTCCAGGTGGACCTCTCGCCGAAGTACGTCGGCTTCGAGATCCCGGACCGGTTCGCGATCGGCTACGGCCTCGACCACGGCGAGCGATACCGCAACCTGCCCTATGTGGCGGCGTTGAAAGCCGAGTAG
- the ftsH gene encoding ATP-dependent zinc metalloprotease FtsH: MSRFFKSAAFPILIVVVLAFFAQRLINPGDSGPRYDYSTFQQDLSEGNVKSAVVKTKGNLLEVTLKSPANQKHEVGYVPDNGNTLVGQLERERVAFDIEGTKSNGWLSLLTYVLPFLIFIGFWIFLMNQVQGGGSKVMSFGKSRARRLSVDSPKITFRDVAGADEAVEELHEIKEFLENPKKFQALGARIPKGVLLYGPPGTGKTLLARAVAGEAGVPFFSISGSDFVEMFVGVGASRVRDLFEQAKQNAPCIIFMDEIDAVGRHRGAGMGGGHDEREQTLNQLLVEMDGFEAKDNIIMIAATNRPDILDPALLRPGRFDRQVTVDRPDRKGRSKILEVHTRGKPLAREIDIDALAGQTPGFTGADLANLVNEAALLAARTGKREITQVELEEGIMRVIAGPEKKTRVMSSEERRITAYHEMGHALVGHFLEHADPVHKISVIGRGQALGYTISMPQEDKFLTTRAALGDTMAMTLGGRAAEEIIFGEITTGASNDLEKVTGTAKQMVMRFGMSEKLGPRVFGHDQSQPFLGREFSSQADYSDEIAREIDDEIRRIVETAHQSAKDILTEHRESLVYISEILIKRETIEKDQFEALVDGRTEEEVFGAEASPPPDVPLPPATERGRDTPRPLPRPGLAGGAAEMHFPERPELA; encoded by the coding sequence ATGAGCAGGTTCTTCAAGAGCGCGGCATTCCCGATCCTCATCGTGGTCGTGCTGGCATTCTTCGCCCAACGGCTGATCAACCCGGGCGATTCCGGGCCGAGATACGACTACTCCACGTTCCAGCAGGACCTGAGCGAGGGGAACGTCAAGTCCGCCGTCGTCAAGACGAAGGGCAACCTCCTGGAGGTCACGCTCAAGTCGCCGGCGAACCAGAAGCACGAGGTCGGGTACGTGCCCGACAACGGCAACACGCTGGTCGGGCAGCTCGAAAGAGAGAGAGTCGCCTTCGACATCGAGGGCACCAAGTCCAACGGCTGGCTCTCGCTGCTGACGTACGTGCTGCCGTTCCTGATCTTCATCGGCTTCTGGATCTTCTTGATGAACCAGGTCCAGGGCGGCGGATCGAAGGTGATGTCCTTCGGCAAGAGTAGGGCCAGAAGGTTGTCCGTGGATTCGCCCAAGATCACCTTCCGCGACGTCGCCGGCGCGGACGAGGCGGTCGAGGAGCTGCACGAGATCAAGGAGTTCCTCGAGAACCCGAAGAAGTTCCAGGCGCTCGGCGCGCGGATCCCCAAGGGCGTGCTGCTCTACGGGCCTCCCGGCACCGGCAAGACGCTGCTCGCGCGCGCCGTCGCGGGCGAGGCGGGCGTGCCGTTCTTCTCGATCTCCGGCTCAGACTTCGTCGAGATGTTCGTCGGCGTCGGCGCCTCCCGCGTGCGCGACCTGTTCGAGCAGGCGAAGCAGAACGCGCCCTGCATCATCTTCATGGACGAGATCGACGCCGTCGGCCGCCACCGCGGCGCCGGCATGGGCGGCGGTCACGACGAGCGCGAGCAGACGCTCAACCAGCTGCTCGTCGAGATGGACGGCTTCGAGGCGAAGGACAACATCATCATGATCGCGGCCACCAACCGGCCCGACATCCTCGATCCCGCCCTGCTGCGTCCCGGCCGCTTCGACCGCCAGGTCACGGTCGACCGTCCCGACCGCAAGGGCCGCTCCAAGATCCTCGAGGTCCACACGCGCGGCAAGCCGCTCGCGCGGGAGATCGACATCGACGCGCTCGCCGGCCAGACGCCCGGCTTCACCGGCGCCGACCTCGCCAACCTCGTCAACGAGGCCGCCCTGCTCGCCGCCCGCACGGGCAAGCGCGAGATCACCCAGGTCGAGCTCGAAGAGGGGATCATGCGCGTGATCGCGGGTCCCGAGAAGAAGACGCGCGTGATGAGCAGCGAGGAGCGCCGCATCACGGCGTACCACGAGATGGGCCACGCGCTCGTCGGCCATTTCCTCGAGCACGCCGATCCGGTCCACAAGATCTCCGTGATCGGCCGCGGTCAGGCGCTCGGCTACACGATCTCGATGCCGCAGGAGGACAAGTTCCTCACGACGCGCGCGGCGCTCGGCGACACGATGGCGATGACGCTCGGCGGCCGCGCGGCGGAGGAGATCATCTTCGGCGAGATCACGACGGGCGCGTCGAACGACCTCGAGAAGGTCACCGGCACCGCGAAGCAGATGGTGATGCGCTTTGGCATGAGCGAGAAGCTCGGCCCGCGCGTCTTCGGCCACGACCAGAGCCAGCCGTTCCTCGGCCGCGAGTTCAGCTCGCAGGCGGACTACTCCGACGAGATCGCACGCGAGATCGACGACGAGATCCGCCGCATCGTCGAGACGGCGCACCAGTCGGCGAAGGACATCCTGACCGAGCACAGAGAGTCGCTGGTCTACATCTCCGAGATCCTGATCAAGCGCGAGACGATCGAGAAGGACCAGTTCGAGGCGCTGGTCGACGGCCGCACCGAGGAAGAGGTCTTCGGCGCGGAGGCGTCGCCGCCGCCGGACGTCCCGCTCCCGCCGGCGACCGAGCGCGGCCGTGACACGCCGCGTCCGCTCCCGCGGCCCGGCCTCGCCGGCGGCGCCGCCGAGATGCACTTCCCGGAGAGACCGGAGCTCGCATAG
- the folP gene encoding dihydropteroate synthase has product MPAPFRIMGVLNVTPDSFSDGGQYLDAQAALAHALELERDGAAILDVGGESTRPGAEPVAVEEELRRVVPVIEALSAGGSRAQISIDTIKLPVARAAVDAGATYVNDVTAFRHDPELAGLVADRDLDCCLMHMLGEPRTMQQSPHYDDVVSDVKAFLEERLAFAVAAGIPEERIQLDPGIGFGKTADHNLELLRRLDELAAIGRPLLIGVSRKSFLGRITGREVGDRLAATLAANVLAFTKGATIFRVHDVAPLRDALTVAAATVRAP; this is encoded by the coding sequence ATGCCGGCCCCGTTCCGCATCATGGGCGTGCTCAACGTCACGCCCGACTCGTTCTCCGACGGCGGCCAGTACCTCGACGCGCAGGCGGCGCTGGCGCACGCGCTGGAGCTGGAGCGCGACGGCGCGGCGATCCTCGACGTCGGCGGCGAGTCGACGCGGCCCGGCGCCGAGCCGGTCGCGGTCGAGGAGGAATTGCGCCGCGTCGTGCCGGTGATCGAGGCGCTGAGCGCCGGCGGCTCGCGCGCGCAGATCTCGATCGACACGATCAAGCTGCCGGTCGCGCGGGCGGCGGTCGACGCGGGCGCGACGTACGTCAACGACGTCACCGCCTTCCGCCACGACCCGGAGCTGGCCGGCCTCGTCGCCGACCGGGACCTCGACTGCTGCCTGATGCACATGCTCGGCGAGCCGCGCACGATGCAGCAGAGCCCCCACTACGACGACGTCGTTTCCGACGTCAAGGCGTTCCTGGAGGAGCGGCTGGCGTTCGCGGTCGCGGCCGGCATCCCGGAGGAGCGGATCCAGCTCGATCCCGGGATCGGCTTCGGCAAGACGGCCGACCACAACCTCGAGCTGCTGCGGCGGCTCGACGAGCTGGCCGCGATCGGGCGGCCGCTGCTGATCGGCGTCTCGCGCAAGTCGTTCCTCGGCCGCATCACCGGTCGCGAGGTCGGCGACCGGCTCGCCGCGACGCTCGCCGCGAACGTGCTCGCGTTCACGAAGGGCGCGACGATCTTCCGCGTCCACGACGTCGCGCCGCTCAGAGACGCGCTCACGGTCGCTGCTGCTACCGTCCGCGCACCATGA
- the folB gene encoding dihydroneopterin aldolase codes for MSPEDDEFEDDLDDELEDEPSEPVVTIEINGLSLYTHHGVSAAEREVGQRLVLDLRLEVGECDATITDRVEDTIDYGEVCQVVALVAQQRSYRTLERLCTAIADRLLGQYDAETVWVKASKPEPPIPLPVEDVSVEVFRESDG; via the coding sequence ATGAGCCCTGAAGACGACGAGTTCGAGGACGACCTCGACGACGAGCTGGAAGACGAGCCCTCCGAGCCCGTCGTGACGATCGAGATCAACGGCCTGTCGCTGTACACCCACCACGGCGTCAGCGCCGCCGAGCGCGAGGTCGGGCAGCGGCTCGTGCTCGACCTGAGGCTCGAGGTCGGCGAGTGCGACGCGACGATCACCGACCGCGTCGAGGACACGATCGACTACGGCGAGGTCTGCCAGGTCGTCGCGCTCGTCGCGCAGCAGCGCTCGTACAGAACGCTGGAGCGGCTCTGCACCGCGATCGCCGACCGCCTGCTCGGCCAGTACGACGCGGAGACCGTGTGGGTGAAGGCCTCCAAGCCCGAGCCGCCGATCCCGCTGCCGGTCGAGGACGTCTCGGTCGAGGTCTTCCGCGAGTCTGACGGCTGA
- the folK gene encoding 2-amino-4-hydroxy-6-hydroxymethyldihydropteridine diphosphokinase — protein MAERIGYLGLGSNVGVPRDNLAAAVAALPAHGVRVLASSSTWETEPVGEVLDQPDFLNACLRIATELEPERLLDACKAVERELGRVAQESPDYVRHGPRPIDVDLLLLGELEYESERLRLPHREVTGRRFVLAPLLELEPGLTLPDGVRLADALAALPDGQRDAVRRAGAPLL, from the coding sequence GTGGCGGAGCGGATCGGCTACCTGGGGCTCGGCTCCAACGTCGGCGTGCCGCGGGACAACCTCGCGGCCGCCGTCGCGGCGCTGCCGGCGCACGGCGTCCGCGTGCTCGCCTCGTCCTCGACGTGGGAGACCGAGCCGGTCGGCGAGGTGCTCGACCAGCCCGACTTCCTCAACGCCTGCCTGCGGATCGCGACCGAGCTGGAGCCCGAGCGGCTGCTCGACGCCTGCAAGGCGGTCGAGCGCGAGCTGGGGCGGGTCGCGCAGGAGTCGCCTGACTACGTCAGACACGGCCCGCGGCCGATCGACGTCGACCTGCTGCTGCTCGGCGAGCTGGAGTACGAGTCCGAGCGTCTGCGGCTGCCGCACCGCGAGGTGACGGGCCGCCGCTTCGTGCTCGCCCCGCTGCTGGAGCTGGAGCCCGGCCTGACGCTGCCGGACGGCGTGCGGCTCGCGGACGCGCTCGCGGCGCTGCCGGACGGCCAGAGAGACGCGGTCCGCAGAGCGGGCGCGCCGTTGCTCTAG
- a CDS encoding glutathione S-transferase family protein, translating to MGHTLYAIHGSHPCATVERALQLKRQPYRVVELVPAVHVPVMWLRFRRRTVPALVLGNGEQIVGSRAILQRLDQLVAEPPLRPADAAARERVEAAERWGDEVLQPAVRRLFWCGVKQHPEVVPRYSEGSRLPVPAAMQRLVTPVMGALARWNNRVDESSLRADLAALPGQLDHVDALIADGVIGGEEPNAADLQLASSLRMLSTFADARRLLDGRPADALARRVFPEYDGEMPAGTYALAA from the coding sequence ATGGGCCACACCCTCTACGCGATACACGGCTCCCACCCGTGCGCGACCGTCGAACGGGCGTTGCAGCTCAAGCGCCAGCCGTACCGCGTCGTCGAGCTGGTGCCGGCCGTCCACGTCCCGGTCATGTGGCTGCGCTTCCGGCGCCGCACCGTGCCCGCGCTCGTGCTCGGCAACGGCGAGCAGATCGTCGGCTCGCGCGCGATCCTCCAGCGGCTCGACCAGCTCGTCGCCGAGCCGCCGCTGCGGCCGGCAGACGCCGCCGCGCGCGAGCGCGTCGAGGCCGCCGAGCGTTGGGGCGACGAGGTCCTGCAGCCCGCGGTCCGGCGGCTGTTCTGGTGCGGCGTCAAGCAGCACCCGGAGGTCGTCCCGCGCTACTCGGAGGGCTCGAGACTGCCGGTGCCGGCCGCGATGCAGCGGCTCGTCACGCCCGTGATGGGTGCGCTCGCGCGCTGGAACAACAGAGTCGACGAGAGCTCGCTGCGCGCCGACCTGGCGGCGCTCCCGGGCCAGCTCGACCACGTCGACGCGCTGATCGCCGACGGCGTGATCGGCGGCGAGGAGCCGAACGCGGCCGACCTCCAGCTCGCCTCCAGCCTGCGGATGCTGTCGACCTTCGCCGACGCGCGCCGCCTGCTCGACGGCCGCCCGGCCGACGCGCTCGCCCGCCGGGTCTTCCCGGAGTACGACGGCGAGATGCCAGCCGGGACCTACGCGCTCGCGGCCTAG
- a CDS encoding type III pantothenate kinase has protein sequence MLLVVDVGNTQTHFGTFEGAELTQHWRFATVRDETADELGAKLSNLLGLRGLAFADIQASIVSSTVPQLGAEWRAAGERYLAHQTLVVGPGIKTGMPIRYENPREIGADRLVNAVAAYDRVGDACVVVDFGTAITFDPVSADGEYLGGIIAPGVEISIEALTERAAALPKIDLVEPRTLIGKTTVDGIRSGVVYGFAGLVDAIVRRLRAEMGEEITTIATGGLAHAIVPFTDEIDESDDDLTLTGLRLLYERNR, from the coding sequence ATGCTTCTCGTCGTCGACGTCGGCAACACCCAGACCCACTTCGGGACCTTCGAAGGCGCCGAGCTGACCCAGCACTGGCGCTTCGCGACCGTGCGCGACGAGACCGCCGACGAGCTCGGCGCGAAGCTGTCGAACCTGCTCGGCCTGCGCGGCCTCGCGTTCGCCGACATCCAGGCGTCGATCGTCTCCAGCACGGTCCCGCAGCTGGGCGCGGAGTGGCGCGCCGCCGGCGAGCGCTATCTCGCCCACCAGACGCTCGTCGTCGGGCCGGGGATCAAGACCGGCATGCCGATCCGCTACGAGAACCCGCGCGAGATCGGCGCCGACCGGCTCGTCAACGCCGTCGCCGCCTACGACCGCGTCGGCGACGCGTGCGTCGTCGTCGACTTTGGCACCGCGATCACGTTCGACCCCGTCTCGGCCGACGGCGAGTACCTCGGCGGCATCATCGCGCCGGGCGTCGAGATCTCGATCGAGGCGCTGACCGAGCGCGCCGCGGCGCTGCCGAAGATCGACCTCGTCGAGCCGCGCACGCTGATCGGCAAGACGACGGTCGACGGGATCCGCTCGGGCGTCGTCTACGGCTTCGCCGGCCTCGTCGACGCGATCGTGCGGCGGCTGCGCGCGGAGATGGGCGAGGAGATCACGACGATCGCGACCGGCGGCCTGGCCCACGCGATCGTGCCGTTCACCGACGAGATCGACGAGTCCGACGACGATCTCACCTTGACCGGCCTGCGCCTGCTCTACGAGCGCAACCGGTAG